In one Nicotiana tomentosiformis chromosome 6, ASM39032v3, whole genome shotgun sequence genomic region, the following are encoded:
- the LOC104089186 gene encoding protein neprosin-like — protein MAFLNYEVEGLSKKDNEELGRQLKLLNKPAIKTIKTEYGDIYDCVDFYQQPAFDHPLLKNHTYYPQMKPSFSLLKRDKESSTSNSSFKMGLKDGGCPMGTVPIRRTTKEDLIRERRFNASYARGTFHFALEQTSNDPRNQISGAGTTASMYNPKVLPNQWSASVVKVQNGRDQIQAGWRVDPILYGDTHTRFYSLFKIS, from the exons ATGGCTTTTCTCAACTATGAAGTTGAGGGCTTATCAAAGAAGGACAATGAAGAATTGGGGAGGCAACTAAAGCTTTTAAATAAGCCAGCAATCAAAACTATTAAG ACTGAATATGGAGATATTTATGACTGTGTGGATTTCTATCAACAACCGGCATTTGATCATCCCTTATTGAAGAATCATACTTATTATCCTCAG ATGAAACCGTCTTTCTCCCTATTAAAGAGAGACAAAGAATCCTCAACATCCAATAGCTCCTTCAAAATGGGATTAAAAGATGGTGGTTGTCCAATGGGAACAGTTCCTATTAGAAGAACTACCAAAGAAGATCTCATTAGAGAAAGGAGATTTAATGCTAGTTATGCTCGTGGCACCTTTCAT TTTGCTCTAGAACAAACATCAAATGACCCACGTAACCAAATTTCGGGAGCTGGAACAACAGCTAGTATGTATAATCCAAAGGTTCTTCCGAACCAATGGAGTGCATCTGTCGTGAAGGTACAAAATGGTCGTGACCAAATACAAGCTGGGTGGCGT GTGGATCCAATTCTTTACGGTGATACTCATACTAGATTTTACTCATTATTCAAa ATTAGTTAA
- the LOC138894149 gene encoding uncharacterized protein — MRSGVNARLEVWRQTLESKGFKLSRTKIEYLECKFSDGMHDADVEVKLHAQVIPKRASFKYLGSIIQGNGEIDEDVAHHIGVGCMNWSLASGVLCGRNVPLRLKGKFYRVVVRPAMLYGAECWPVKNSYVQKMRVVEMRKLRWMCGCTRRDRIKNKAIRDRVGIASVEDKVRESRLRWFRHVKRRSIDAPVRRCERLAMERLRRGRGRPKK; from the coding sequence ATGCGTAGCGGAGTTAACgcgaggttggaggtttggagacagaccttggagtctaaaggtttcaaactgAGTAGAACCAagatagaatacttggagtgcaagttcagtgacgGGATGCATGATGCAGACGTAGAGGTTAAGCTTCATGCTCAAGTTATCCCCAAGAGGGCGAGTTTTAAGTATCTCGGGTCTATTATCCAGGGTAACGGGGAAATTGACGAAGATGTCGCACATCACATTGGAGTGGGATGTATGAATTGGAgtctcgcttccggtgttttatgTGGTAGGAATGTGCCGCTaagacttaagggtaagttttatcGAGTGGTGGTTCGAccggctatgttgtatggggctgagtgttggccagtcaagaactcctaCGTGCAGAAGATGAGAGTAGTAGAGATGAGGaagttgagatggatgtgtgggtgtACCAGGAGAGATAGGATTAAGAATAAAGCTATCCGAGACAGAGTGGGAATAGCCTCCGTGGAGGACAAAGTGCGGgagtcgaggctgagatggttcagacatgttaagagaagaagcattgatgctcctgttaggaggtgtgagaggttggccatgGAGAGATTGAGAAGAggtcgaggtaggcctaagaagtaa